A single region of the Thermococcus paralvinellae genome encodes:
- a CDS encoding ATP synthase subunit B, translating into MSGKEYSTISKIYGPLMIVQGVKGVAYGEVVEIETESGEKRKGQVLEAREDMAIVQVFEGTRDLDVKTTRVRFTGETLKVPVSMDMLGRIFNGIGKPIDGGPEIIPEDRRDVHGAPLNPVARAYPRDFIQTGVSAIDGMNTLVRGQKLPIFSGSGLPHNKLAAQIARQAKVLGEEEQFAVVFAAMGITYEEANFFKKSFEETGAIERAVLFLNLADDPAIERIITPRMALTVAEYLAFDYDMQVLVILTDMTNYCEALREISAAREEVPGRRGYPGYLYTDLATIYERAGRVRGKKGSITQMPILTMPDDDITHPIPDLTGYITEGQIVLSRDLHRKGIYPPIDVLPSLSRLMKDGIGKGRTREDHPQLSQQLYAAYAEGRSLRDLVAVVGEEALSETDRKYLAFADRFEREFVAQAYDEDRSIEETLDLGWELLAMLPESELKRIEPKYIKKYHPKYRRSS; encoded by the coding sequence ATGTCAGGAAAGGAGTACTCAACAATTAGCAAGATTTACGGTCCTCTCATGATTGTTCAGGGAGTTAAAGGAGTAGCTTACGGTGAAGTCGTTGAGATAGAGACAGAGAGCGGGGAAAAGAGAAAAGGTCAAGTGCTGGAAGCAAGGGAAGATATGGCAATTGTTCAGGTTTTCGAGGGAACAAGAGATTTGGACGTTAAGACAACCCGCGTAAGGTTCACTGGCGAAACGCTGAAAGTCCCAGTTTCAATGGACATGCTCGGTAGAATATTCAACGGTATTGGTAAGCCCATTGATGGAGGTCCAGAGATAATTCCAGAGGATAGGAGAGACGTTCACGGTGCTCCTCTCAATCCAGTCGCGAGAGCTTATCCAAGAGACTTCATTCAAACAGGTGTTTCTGCTATAGACGGAATGAACACACTCGTTAGAGGTCAAAAGTTGCCAATCTTCAGCGGTAGCGGTTTACCACACAACAAATTAGCTGCCCAGATAGCAAGGCAGGCAAAGGTTTTAGGTGAGGAGGAGCAGTTCGCTGTCGTCTTCGCTGCAATGGGTATCACATATGAGGAAGCTAACTTCTTCAAAAAGAGCTTTGAAGAGACAGGTGCAATTGAGAGAGCTGTGTTGTTCCTCAACTTAGCAGATGACCCAGCTATCGAGCGTATAATTACTCCAAGAATGGCCCTTACAGTTGCCGAATATTTAGCTTTCGACTATGACATGCAGGTTTTGGTAATCCTTACAGACATGACCAACTACTGTGAGGCTCTGCGTGAAATTTCAGCAGCAAGAGAAGAGGTTCCAGGGAGAAGAGGTTATCCAGGTTACCTCTACACTGACTTAGCAACAATTTACGAAAGAGCAGGTAGAGTTAGAGGAAAGAAGGGAAGCATTACCCAGATGCCAATTCTCACAATGCCCGACGACGATATAACTCACCCAATTCCAGACTTAACGGGTTATATTACAGAAGGACAGATAGTTCTCAGCAGAGACCTGCACAGAAAAGGTATCTACCCACCAATTGACGTTCTGCCATCATTGAGCAGATTGATGAAGGATGGTATCGGTAAGGGAAGAACAAGAGAAGATCATCCACAGCTTTCACAGCAGCTCTATGCAGCTTACGCTGAAGGTAGAAGCCTAAGAGATTTAGTGGCTGTCGTTGGTGAAGAAGCATTATCTGAGACCGATAGAAAGTACTTAGCATTTGCAGACAGATTTGAAAGGGAATTTGTTGCCCAGGCATACGATGAAGACAGAAGCATTGAGGAAACACTTGACCTTGGTTGGGAATTACTTGCAATGCTTCCAGAAAGTGAGCTTAAGAGAATTGAGCCAAAGTACATCAAGAAGTATCATCCAAAGTACAGGCGTTCCTCTTGA
- a CDS encoding ATP synthase subunit A produces MGRIIRVTGPLVVADDMRGARMYEVVRVGELGLIGEIIRLEGDKAVIQVYEETAGLKPGEPVIGTGASLSVELGPGLLTSIYDGIQRPLEVLREKSGDFIARGLTAPALPRDKKWHFTPRVKVGDKVVGGDIIGEVPETSLIVHKIMVPPGIEGEIVEIAEEGEYTIEEVIAKVKTPGGEIKELKMYQKWPVRKKRPYKEKLPPEVPLITGQRTIDTFFPQAKGGTAAIPGPFGSGKTVTQHQLAKWSDAQVVVYIGCGERGNEMTDVLEEFPKLKDPRSGKPLMERTVLIANTSNMPVAAREASIYTGITIAEYFRDMGYDVALMADSTSRWAEALREISGRLEEMPGEEGYPAYLASKIAEFYERAGRVVTLGSDYRVGSVSVIGAVSPPGGDFSEPVVQNTLRVVKVFWALDADLARRRHFPAINWLMSYSLYVDSIKDWWHQNVDPEWKEMRDTAMKLLQKEAELQEIVRIVGPDALPDRERAILLVARMLREDYLQQDAFHEVDTYCPPKKQVTMMRVILNFYDYTMQAIDRGIPVEEIAKLPVREKIGRMKFEPNVDEIAKLIDETKEQFGELFKKYGA; encoded by the coding sequence ATGGGAAGGATAATTAGAGTTACCGGACCTCTGGTCGTTGCTGATGACATGAGAGGAGCAAGGATGTATGAGGTAGTTAGAGTTGGTGAACTTGGCCTGATAGGAGAAATCATTCGTTTAGAGGGCGATAAAGCTGTCATTCAGGTTTATGAGGAAACTGCAGGCCTTAAACCTGGAGAACCCGTTATTGGAACGGGAGCTTCACTTAGTGTTGAACTTGGCCCTGGTTTGCTGACTTCGATTTATGATGGTATTCAGAGACCACTTGAAGTTCTTAGAGAGAAAAGTGGTGATTTCATTGCAAGAGGTTTGACAGCTCCAGCCTTACCAAGGGACAAGAAGTGGCACTTCACTCCAAGAGTTAAGGTTGGTGATAAAGTAGTTGGTGGAGATATTATCGGTGAAGTTCCAGAGACGAGCTTAATCGTCCACAAAATAATGGTTCCTCCTGGGATTGAAGGAGAGATTGTTGAGATTGCTGAGGAAGGAGAGTATACGATTGAGGAAGTTATTGCAAAGGTGAAGACACCTGGTGGAGAGATTAAGGAGCTTAAGATGTACCAGAAGTGGCCCGTCAGAAAGAAGAGGCCCTACAAAGAAAAGCTTCCTCCAGAGGTTCCGCTCATTACTGGTCAGAGAACAATTGACACATTCTTCCCACAAGCCAAGGGTGGAACTGCGGCAATTCCTGGTCCTTTCGGTTCAGGTAAGACCGTTACACAGCACCAGCTAGCAAAGTGGAGTGATGCTCAGGTTGTAGTTTATATCGGTTGTGGTGAGAGAGGTAACGAGATGACAGATGTTCTTGAAGAGTTTCCAAAGCTCAAAGACCCAAGAAGTGGAAAGCCATTGATGGAAAGAACGGTTTTAATTGCAAACACTTCAAACATGCCTGTCGCAGCTAGAGAGGCTTCAATTTACACTGGAATTACAATCGCAGAGTACTTCAGAGACATGGGTTATGACGTTGCTTTGATGGCAGACTCAACTTCAAGATGGGCTGAGGCTTTGAGAGAAATCTCCGGTAGATTGGAAGAAATGCCTGGTGAGGAGGGTTATCCAGCATATTTAGCCTCAAAAATTGCTGAATTTTATGAGAGAGCAGGTAGAGTTGTCACACTGGGAAGCGACTACAGGGTTGGAAGCGTTTCGGTTATCGGAGCTGTCTCACCACCTGGCGGTGACTTTTCAGAGCCAGTAGTCCAGAACACATTGAGAGTTGTCAAAGTCTTCTGGGCACTGGATGCTGACTTAGCTAGAAGAAGACACTTCCCAGCAATCAACTGGCTTATGAGCTACTCACTTTATGTTGACTCGATCAAAGACTGGTGGCACCAGAATGTTGACCCAGAGTGGAAAGAGATGAGAGACACTGCAATGAAGCTCCTCCAGAAGGAGGCTGAACTTCAGGAGATTGTCAGAATTGTAGGTCCAGATGCTCTGCCAGACAGGGAGAGAGCCATTTTACTGGTTGCAAGGATGCTCAGGGAGGATTACCTCCAGCAGGATGCCTTTCATGAGGTTGATACCTACTGTCCACCAAAGAAGCAGGTTACAATGATGCGCGTTATACTCAACTTCTACGACTACACCATGCAGGCAATTGACAGAGGAATACCGGTTGAAGAGATTGCAAAGCTTCCAGTAAGAGAGAAAATCGGTAGAATGAAGTTTGAACCTAACGTTGATGAGATTGCCAAGCTTATAGATGAGACAAAAGAGCAGTTTGGAGAACTCTTTAAGAAATATGGAGCGTGA
- a CDS encoding V-type ATP synthase subunit F, translating into MKIVLMGDRDTALGFKLAGVHEVYSFEETPLENERAKNKLKELIEREDVGIVLITERLAQRIGIPDVTFPIILQIPDKFGSVFGEEQLREIVRKAIGVELKR; encoded by the coding sequence ATGAAGATAGTTTTAATGGGTGATAGAGACACTGCATTGGGTTTTAAGCTTGCTGGAGTTCATGAAGTTTATTCTTTTGAAGAAACTCCACTAGAAAATGAAAGAGCGAAGAATAAGTTGAAAGAGCTTATAGAGAGGGAAGATGTCGGTATAGTATTGATTACTGAGCGCTTGGCTCAGAGAATTGGAATTCCCGATGTGACGTTTCCAATCATCCTTCAAATTCCCGATAAGTTTGGTTCAGTCTTTGGTGAAGAACAGCTGAGGGAAATTGTAAGAAAAGCAATTGGTGTTGAGCTAAAGAGGTGA
- a CDS encoding V-type ATP synthase subunit C, with the protein MEISTITGILDTTLAVIFTWITYKTGSIIYKYTPYSYPNARIRAMEARLFTEQRFSELAESKTLNNFVMNLEDSDYKPYLGRLSVYTVETIDRAFDEALADTYNLMFKILPKRVNPFFRFLLEEWDIRNIAVIVKAKLYGEVARDYIAELGTMVERIKAMAEAKTMEEILVILEGTEYEEIYQRLLLKEITIEEFETELYKMHYAKLLRYAQSRKDEERKIFEEFVKLKIDKINLMTILRAKLHGLGADKIRPFLIPGGSLNQRTLDTLMHVEDLSMALAELDSTKYNEVLREVREGLESGDLDSFNKAFERYIKRKINELTRFYPLSVAIPLNYILAKESEIRKLKAIAKLIEDRIKPEDIKAIVGELP; encoded by the coding sequence GTGGAGATCAGCACAATAACTGGCATCTTGGACACAACACTTGCCGTTATCTTTACGTGGATAACCTACAAAACAGGCTCAATTATCTACAAATACACTCCATATTCCTATCCAAATGCAAGGATTAGGGCTATGGAGGCAAGACTATTTACTGAGCAGCGTTTTAGTGAGCTCGCAGAATCAAAAACCCTGAACAATTTTGTAATGAACCTTGAAGATAGCGACTATAAGCCCTATTTGGGTAGGCTCTCGGTATATACTGTTGAAACAATTGATAGGGCATTTGATGAGGCCCTTGCAGATACTTACAATTTAATGTTTAAGATTTTGCCTAAAAGAGTTAATCCCTTCTTTAGGTTCCTCCTTGAAGAGTGGGACATTAGAAATATAGCCGTTATTGTTAAGGCCAAGCTCTATGGTGAGGTTGCAAGGGATTACATAGCAGAGCTTGGAACCATGGTCGAGAGAATTAAAGCAATGGCTGAAGCCAAAACCATGGAGGAAATCCTTGTCATCCTTGAGGGAACAGAATATGAGGAAATTTATCAGAGACTTCTCCTAAAAGAAATTACTATCGAAGAGTTTGAAACAGAGCTTTACAAAATGCATTATGCAAAGTTGCTGAGATATGCACAGTCAAGAAAAGATGAAGAGAGAAAAATCTTTGAGGAATTCGTTAAGCTCAAAATTGACAAGATAAACTTGATGACAATTTTGAGAGCAAAGCTTCATGGTTTGGGTGCTGATAAAATAAGGCCTTTCCTAATTCCGGGAGGTAGCTTAAACCAAAGAACTCTGGATACTCTAATGCACGTTGAAGACCTTAGTATGGCATTGGCTGAGCTTGATTCAACGAAATATAATGAAGTTCTCAGGGAGGTAAGGGAAGGTCTTGAGAGTGGCGACTTGGACTCATTTAACAAAGCATTTGAAAGATACATAAAGAGGAAAATCAACGAATTGACAAGATTCTACCCATTAAGCGTTGCAATTCCGCTAAACTACATCCTCGCAAAGGAGAGCGAAATAAGAAAGCTCAAGGCAATAGCAAAGCTTATTGAAGACAGAATCAAGCCAGAGGACATAAAAGCTATTGTGGGTGAACTGCCATGA
- a CDS encoding V-type ATP synthase subunit E has product MEGAKLIIEEINREAEQKIKYILSEAEKQAEEIKAEAEKRARAKAEWILRKAQTQAEIEKQRIIANAKLEIRKKRLALQEELMNEVLKSLKERLVALPKDEYFEIVKNLMLQAVKELGEDKIRVSSNEATLQLIAEKIDEIKTFLNEKAGIEISIELGDKIETIGGVLVENADRTIRVDNTFEARIERLESELRSRIAKLLFG; this is encoded by the coding sequence ATGGAAGGAGCAAAGCTGATCATCGAGGAAATAAACAGAGAGGCAGAGCAGAAGATAAAGTATATTTTAAGCGAAGCAGAGAAGCAAGCTGAGGAAATTAAAGCAGAAGCGGAAAAAAGAGCTAGAGCTAAAGCAGAGTGGATTTTGAGAAAAGCACAAACACAAGCTGAAATAGAAAAGCAGAGGATTATAGCGAATGCTAAGCTCGAAATTAGAAAGAAAAGGCTGGCTCTTCAAGAGGAGTTGATGAACGAAGTTCTTAAGAGCCTCAAAGAGAGACTGGTAGCCCTTCCAAAGGATGAGTACTTTGAGATTGTCAAGAACCTAATGCTTCAGGCTGTTAAGGAACTTGGCGAAGATAAGATTAGAGTTAGCTCAAACGAAGCAACTTTGCAGTTAATAGCTGAGAAAATCGACGAGATTAAGACATTTTTGAATGAGAAGGCAGGCATAGAAATAAGCATTGAACTTGGAGACAAAATTGAAACCATAGGTGGAGTTTTGGTTGAGAATGCTGATAGGACAATCAGAGTTGACAACACATTTGAGGCTAGAATTGAGCGTTTAGAAAGTGAGCTTAGGTCAAGAATTGCTAAATTGCTCTTTGGGTGA
- a CDS encoding ATP synthase subunit K (produces ATP from ADP in the presence of a proton gradient across the membrane; the K subunit is a nonenzymatic component which binds the dimeric form by interacting with the G and E subunits), which produces MDPIVYVALGMALAAGIAGAASSFGVGIAGAAAAGAVAEDEKNFKNALILEGLPMTQSIYGLITLFLIALVSGILGGSFKFAAATQENIIKSAILLGAGLTVGLTGLSAIPQGIIASAGIGAVAKNPKTFTQGIIFAAMAETMAIFGLVGALILIVTGVGF; this is translated from the coding sequence ATGGATCCAATAGTTTATGTTGCTTTGGGAATGGCATTGGCAGCAGGTATAGCTGGTGCAGCATCATCCTTCGGTGTTGGTATAGCTGGTGCTGCTGCAGCCGGTGCAGTTGCAGAGGATGAAAAGAACTTCAAAAATGCTTTGATACTTGAAGGTCTTCCAATGACACAGAGCATTTACGGTTTGATTACACTGTTCCTCATAGCACTAGTCTCAGGAATACTTGGTGGAAGCTTCAAATTTGCCGCGGCAACTCAGGAAAACATCATTAAGAGCGCAATTCTCTTAGGAGCTGGTCTTACAGTTGGTCTCACAGGTCTTTCAGCTATTCCACAGGGTATTATAGCCTCAGCAGGTATTGGTGCAGTTGCAAAGAACCCCAAGACTTTCACACAGGGCATCATCTTTGCCGCTATGGCTGAGACAATGGCAATCTTCGGTCTCGTCGGTGCGCTGATATTGATAGTTACAGGAGTGGGCTTCTGA
- a CDS encoding V-type ATP synthase subunit I, whose amino-acid sequence MFKPEEMVKIELISINRYKDRLLTYLHEEGVVEIRELDVRIAQKDVPNEFYRKATSYSIGISRLVEFLKGYREEKKGGIKEFFFPPMISKRKYKYRSIEDLVKEVEKFLEEVEPQIKQVEGKISSINTEIERIKNNIAVLELLSALNIDVSYLRSTERIEIVVGFVDRDKYSPLIEELTKTLEGKVAYISKEFKARYLVVFAILKKDYDRANPVLAKYAFERIEVPEGKGTPGEAIREYKHQLVEKEKELAEAEKEAKELARKYYDDIVFYQELMENERDKANILSHLARTNMTFALLGWLPRKDVPRVVEGIKRVTEGKVYINIKEPTKEELDNIPIKLKNPKLIAPFEMLTEMFGVPKYNEIDPTPILAFTYSFFFGFMLTDFMYGLLIGIIAALLVKGHKHLQDGTWKFANILLWSSFFTMLMGIFFGSYFGNALDLAGFHVWRKLDAMRDALMVLEISLAIGLMHLFIGYTVGFMVKIKNGEIKDAVLDQLTWMFIILGTALFALSLAGIVPLIAAEALFGIGLVLFVLSELRNGALAILMIISDFFGFVGNWLSYARLMALALATSGIAMVINIIVQMIWGLKIGPVSLGIAVGLVVFIGGQIFSTAINALGAFVHALRLHYVEFFGTFYSGEGKRFEPFKSRRQVSELEI is encoded by the coding sequence ATGTTTAAGCCCGAAGAGATGGTTAAAATTGAACTTATAAGCATTAATAGGTATAAGGATAGGCTTTTGACGTACCTTCATGAAGAAGGTGTGGTGGAAATAAGGGAACTTGATGTTAGAATCGCTCAAAAAGATGTCCCCAATGAGTTTTATCGTAAAGCAACTTCTTACAGCATTGGAATATCTCGTCTAGTTGAGTTTCTCAAAGGATACAGGGAAGAGAAAAAAGGCGGTATTAAGGAATTCTTCTTTCCGCCGATGATATCAAAGAGGAAATACAAGTACAGGAGCATTGAAGACCTTGTGAAAGAAGTTGAAAAGTTTTTAGAGGAAGTTGAGCCTCAAATCAAGCAAGTTGAGGGCAAGATAAGCTCGATTAACACTGAGATAGAGAGAATAAAGAACAATATAGCAGTTCTTGAGCTTTTATCCGCTTTGAACATTGATGTCTCATATCTGAGATCTACCGAGAGGATTGAAATCGTTGTTGGCTTTGTTGATAGAGATAAGTATTCTCCGCTGATAGAAGAATTGACGAAAACCCTTGAAGGCAAAGTTGCTTACATTTCAAAGGAGTTTAAAGCTAGGTATTTGGTTGTGTTTGCGATCCTCAAGAAGGATTATGATAGAGCAAACCCAGTGTTAGCTAAGTATGCTTTTGAGCGTATAGAGGTTCCAGAAGGAAAAGGTACTCCGGGAGAGGCCATAAGGGAATACAAACATCAGTTAGTTGAAAAAGAGAAAGAGTTAGCAGAGGCAGAGAAAGAAGCAAAAGAGCTTGCGAGAAAGTACTATGACGATATAGTTTTCTATCAGGAACTAATGGAAAATGAAAGAGACAAAGCAAACATTCTTAGTCATCTTGCCAGAACCAACATGACATTTGCTTTGCTTGGCTGGCTTCCAAGGAAAGACGTTCCAAGGGTCGTGGAAGGCATAAAGAGAGTTACAGAAGGAAAAGTTTATATCAACATCAAGGAGCCAACTAAAGAAGAGCTTGATAACATTCCAATCAAACTCAAAAATCCAAAGCTTATAGCACCTTTTGAGATGCTCACAGAGATGTTCGGAGTTCCGAAGTACAATGAAATTGATCCAACACCGATTTTAGCCTTTACATATTCCTTCTTCTTCGGTTTTATGCTCACGGACTTTATGTATGGTCTGTTAATAGGAATAATAGCCGCGTTGTTAGTCAAAGGCCACAAGCATCTCCAAGATGGAACCTGGAAATTTGCAAATATCCTGCTTTGGAGTTCCTTCTTCACTATGCTCATGGGAATATTCTTTGGTAGTTACTTTGGAAACGCTCTTGACCTTGCAGGATTCCATGTATGGCGCAAACTCGATGCAATGAGAGATGCATTAATGGTCCTTGAAATTTCTTTAGCAATAGGTCTCATGCACTTGTTCATAGGATACACAGTGGGCTTCATGGTCAAAATCAAAAACGGTGAAATAAAAGATGCAGTACTCGATCAACTCACTTGGATGTTTATAATCCTTGGTACGGCATTATTTGCACTTTCCTTGGCAGGAATAGTTCCATTAATTGCAGCTGAAGCATTATTTGGCATTGGACTGGTGTTGTTTGTTCTCAGTGAGCTTAGAAACGGAGCTTTGGCAATATTAATGATAATCTCTGACTTCTTCGGCTTTGTCGGAAACTGGCTCAGCTATGCAAGATTAATGGCGTTAGCTTTGGCAACATCAGGAATTGCCATGGTCATCAACATAATTGTTCAGATGATATGGGGTCTGAAGATAGGTCCAGTTTCTCTCGGCATTGCTGTTGGTCTGGTCGTTTTCATCGGTGGCCAGATATTCTCAACCGCAATAAACGCTTTAGGTGCTTTCGTTCACGCTCTTCGTTTGCACTATGTTGAATTTTTCGGAACATTCTACTCTGGAGAAGGCAAAAGGTTTGAACCTTTCAAATCAAGAAGGCAAGTTTCAGAACTTGAAATTTGA
- a CDS encoding V-type ATP synthase subunit H translates to MEEVIKQIVEAEKKAEERIEKAKEEAKLIVQKAKEEARDLESKIIAEAEEKAREIIEKKKREGEIEANRLIEKGTKELEELKVKATENFEKAIDESIKLIRGG, encoded by the coding sequence ATGGAGGAAGTAATTAAGCAAATCGTTGAAGCTGAAAAGAAAGCAGAGGAGAGAATTGAAAAAGCAAAGGAGGAGGCAAAGCTCATTGTTCAAAAAGCAAAGGAAGAAGCAAGAGATCTGGAGAGCAAAATAATTGCTGAGGCTGAAGAGAAAGCAAGAGAGATCATTGAAAAGAAAAAGAGAGAGGGAGAAATTGAAGCTAATAGGCTTATTGAGAAGGGAACTAAGGAGCTTGAAGAGCTCAAAGTTAAAGCTACTGAAAATTTCGAAAAAGCCATTGATGAGAGTATAAAACTCATAAGAGGGGGCTGA
- a CDS encoding potassium channel family protein, with product MFVVIMGAGRVGYLVAKMLEAEGHDVTIIEMDKERAKELSLLINGLVIEGDATNQKTLEEANIKQADAFAALTGRDDANLLACILAKHLNPKVTTILRVSNPKNKEVFEKVEDLKRYFDFVISPEEIAANYIFRSIVTPGFDRVLFPKEGAEIVQFRIDENSEVAEKVVKDLGLPKDSLIVAIYDEKGNLIIPSGDTKLPKKGQIIIFAKNSALKDIKSLLEKKKSEE from the coding sequence ATGTTCGTTGTAATAATGGGGGCAGGCAGAGTTGGATATTTAGTTGCAAAAATGCTCGAGGCAGAAGGTCATGATGTTACAATAATTGAAATGGACAAAGAGAGAGCCAAAGAGCTCTCTCTTTTAATCAATGGTCTCGTTATTGAAGGTGATGCAACTAACCAAAAAACCCTTGAGGAGGCGAATATAAAGCAAGCTGATGCGTTTGCGGCTTTAACTGGAAGAGATGATGCAAATCTCCTTGCTTGTATTTTAGCAAAGCATTTGAATCCAAAAGTTACCACAATTTTGAGAGTCAGCAATCCAAAGAATAAGGAAGTCTTTGAGAAAGTAGAGGATTTAAAGAGGTACTTTGACTTTGTTATAAGCCCAGAGGAGATAGCAGCGAACTACATTTTCAGGAGCATAGTCACTCCAGGATTCGATAGAGTTTTATTCCCAAAGGAAGGGGCGGAAATTGTCCAATTCCGAATTGATGAAAATAGTGAAGTTGCTGAAAAAGTTGTGAAAGACCTTGGCCTTCCAAAAGATTCCCTTATAGTGGCAATTTACGATGAGAAAGGCAATCTAATTATCCCATCTGGTGACACTAAGCTTCCAAAAAAGGGACAAATCATTATATTTGCCAAAAATAGTGCTCTTAAAGATATCAAATCTCTTCTTGAAAAGAAAAAGAGTGAGGAATAG
- a CDS encoding preprotein translocase subunit SecD, translating to MNWKKLLFNWRVLLLTIFIIGSIASLLTYGLTFGLDISGGTAITVKLEHPVDQNTMEQVKVSLEKRLNQLGVKDIKVEPWGDQYIIVKVAGVTEEEARSVKETIERQGVFYAEFEGVIFATGEDIVQVFPIQIEPKGTYYEWSVPFRISKQAAEKFAQLAKDKAGYPVDMFLDPPVNSLFVVPQEGYNLMITDFKGEAPDAMPLTERIKKAFNIDTIAYTNQSIDEIVNLAKDKKLVVLVSVDKNLRDQLEAKGITVRYFEPQQGEDLKSLITRALGLYGPYSLGSGLAQGIPQTDVRITGTAPNQYIAQQEAQVIAVVLSSGSLPVKVYVEGSQYISPELGENFKRQVLIAGIAALIVVGLVIWFHYRKLRIAIPVTFTSLSEVIIILGIAALIKWNLDLPSIAGIIAAIGTGVDQQIVITDELLGRSKREKIVKRSSILKRMGRAFFVILASATTTVVAMSFLFKFFVGGLRGFAFTTILGVIIGISITRPAYAEIAKFLIGEKR from the coding sequence ATGAACTGGAAAAAGCTTCTTTTTAATTGGAGAGTCTTATTGCTCACAATCTTTATCATTGGTTCAATTGCATCATTGCTCACTTACGGCTTAACTTTTGGTCTTGACATAAGCGGTGGAACTGCTATTACTGTCAAGCTTGAACATCCAGTTGATCAAAATACAATGGAGCAAGTAAAGGTTTCCCTAGAAAAAAGATTGAATCAGCTTGGTGTTAAAGATATTAAAGTCGAGCCTTGGGGTGATCAATACATAATTGTTAAAGTCGCTGGTGTTACAGAAGAAGAAGCAAGAAGCGTGAAAGAAACTATTGAAAGACAGGGTGTATTCTATGCGGAATTTGAAGGGGTAATTTTTGCAACTGGTGAAGACATTGTTCAGGTGTTCCCGATACAAATCGAGCCTAAGGGCACATATTATGAATGGTCTGTTCCATTTAGAATCTCAAAACAAGCGGCAGAGAAGTTTGCTCAGTTAGCTAAAGACAAAGCAGGCTACCCTGTTGACATGTTCCTCGACCCACCTGTGAATTCTCTCTTCGTAGTTCCTCAAGAGGGCTATAATTTAATGATTACTGACTTTAAAGGAGAAGCCCCAGATGCAATGCCCTTAACTGAGAGGATTAAGAAAGCGTTCAACATTGATACAATTGCATATACAAACCAAAGCATTGACGAGATAGTAAATCTTGCCAAGGATAAGAAACTTGTTGTTTTAGTTAGTGTTGATAAAAACCTAAGAGACCAGCTTGAAGCAAAAGGGATAACAGTTAGATATTTTGAGCCACAGCAAGGTGAAGACCTAAAGAGCCTAATAACAAGAGCTTTAGGATTGTATGGTCCATATTCACTTGGTTCTGGGCTTGCTCAGGGAATTCCTCAAACCGATGTAAGAATAACTGGAACTGCTCCAAATCAATACATTGCCCAGCAAGAGGCACAAGTTATAGCGGTCGTTTTGAGCAGTGGGTCTTTGCCTGTCAAAGTTTATGTTGAAGGTTCCCAATACATTTCGCCAGAGCTCGGAGAGAACTTTAAGAGGCAAGTTCTAATAGCGGGGATAGCAGCTCTAATTGTCGTTGGTCTAGTAATTTGGTTCCACTACAGAAAGCTTAGGATTGCGATACCTGTAACATTTACAAGTCTAAGTGAAGTCATCATAATCCTCGGAATTGCTGCATTAATTAAGTGGAACTTGGATTTGCCAAGTATTGCGGGAATCATAGCAGCAATAGGAACGGGAGTTGACCAGCAGATAGTCATCACTGATGAGCTTTTAGGAAGGAGCAAGAGAGAAAAAATTGTGAAAAGGAGCAGCATACTTAAGAGAATGGGAAGGGCATTCTTTGTTATCTTGGCATCAGCAACGACAACAGTTGTTGCAATGAGCTTTCTCTTCAAGTTCTTCGTTGGAGGGCTGAGAGGATTTGCATTCACAACAATCCTCGGTGTCATAATTGGAATTTCAATTACAAGGCCTGCCTATGCTGAGATAGCAAAATTCCTCATAGGGGAGAAGAGGTGA